Proteins encoded in a region of the Pieris brassicae chromosome 3, ilPieBrab1.1, whole genome shotgun sequence genome:
- the LOC123707803 gene encoding uncharacterized protein LOC123707803: MKKSREKPLLSSDSEGEDEVRVRSNLRKRAFLKNPIRGGDEDVSPPPKGKPPKKAASHKEGLEEAERELRALEASSLPGEKKSVGGGHPQGGASSSAAVAPNGPPSSWEDYEDDVVLLGVPQIKERSVARVRRIIEIATKSGNLKGTFIRDLKVAAREIGEMVEDLADRCLKGEEGRRLQRANNLLRAQVKDLGLELAALRREFNERTAHFAQSKENPVPNPAESSFTPDALRQLTEGLLDGVRESLMGELMRAVGGMLDAKIAGIGDRLLPEPVMRPPLASARGPQGAQVASDQSGPRGRRAPEGLAGVEAHGVSNVSGPKGPGRNIPAMEKSAGGVSLEKPPVGGSWATVAGKKKKKSKGKKPESLPAVPALTAQGGIGPLAGQSVVAQKSVGVRKSSLAPPTTAAVVITLLQGAVERGVTYAAALSKARQAISLPDLGIERVGIRVTATGARMLEVPGEGREEKANRLAERLREVLSEEALVGRPVKCADLRIRDLDDSVTERDVIEAVAAMGGCPVTAIKPGRILRRGEQGMGEMFLLCPVASANKRH; encoded by the exons ATGAAAAAAAGCAGGGAAAAGCCTCTGCTGTCCTCGGACAGCGAGGGCGAAGATGAGGTCAGGGTCCGCTCAAATTTAAGGAAGCGGGCCTTTTTAAAAAACCCAATTAGAGGTGGAGACGAGGACGTGTCTCCTCCTCCTAAGGGTAAGCCGCCGAAGAAAGCGGCCTCCCACAAGGAAGGACTAGAGGAGGCAGAGAGAGAGTTGCGTGCTCTTGAGGCGAGCTCTCTCCCTGGTGAGAAAAAAAGTGTAGGTGGGGGCCATCCGCAAGGTGGGGCCTCCTCAAGTGCAGCTGTGGCCCCGAATGGGCCCCCGTCTTCGTGGGAAGACTATGAGGATGATGTGGTCCTCCTGGGGGTGCCGCAAATCAAGGAGAGATCGGTTGCTCGGGTTCGCCGCATCATAGAGATTGCGACGAAGTCGGGTAACCTCAAGGGCACCTTCATCCGCGACCTGAAGGTTGCGGCTAGGGAAATCGGCGAGATGGTGGAGGATCTCGCCGATAGATGCCTGAAAGGGGAAGAGGGTAGGCGCCTCCAGAGGGCCAATAATCTCCTGAGGGCCCAAGTTAAAGACCTAGGCCTTGAGCTGGCGGCTCTCAGAAGAGAATTCAATGAGCGCACTGCGCACTTTGCGCAGTCGAAGGAAAACCCTGTTCCCAACCCGGCGGAGAGCTCCTTCACACCGGATGCCCTCCGTCAATTGACGGAGGGCCTTTTAGACGGGGTGAGGGAGAGCCTGATGGGGGAGCTGATGAGGGCTGTGGGTGGCATGCTCGATGCCAAGATAGCGGGGATCGGGGACAGGCTCCTCCCTGAGCCTGTGATGCGTCCGCCTCTGGCATCAGCCCGCGGCCCCCAGGGGGCTCAGGTGGCTTCAGATCAGTCGGGGCCCCGGGGCAGGAGAGCCCCTGAGGGTCTCGCAGGGGTCGAGGCCCACGGGGTCTCAAACGTCTCGGGGCCCAAGGGCCCCGGAAGAAATATTCCGGCTATGGAGAAATCGGCTGGAGGGGTCTCTCTAGAGAAGCCTCCAGTGGGTGGAAGCTGGGCGACAGTGGCcgggaaaaagaaaaagaagagtAAGGGGAAGAAGCCGGAAAGTCTTCCCGCTGTACCCGCTCTTACTGCTCAGGGTGGTATAGGTCCTCTGGCGGGGCAGTCGGTGGTTGCGCAGAAGTCTGTTGGGGTGCGGAAGTCTTCCCTTGCTCCGCCGACAACTGCTGCAGTGGTTATCACACTGCTGCAGGGGGCGGTGGAGCGGGGAGTCACCTACGCCGCTGCTTTATCCAAGGCCAGGCAGGCTATCAGTCTGCCTGACTTGGGCATAGAGCGTGTTGGTATCCGGGTGACAGCGACCGGAGCTCGGATGCTGGAGGTGCCTGGAGAAGGCAGGGAGGAGAAAGCCAACCGCCTAGCGGAAAGATTGAGAGAGGTGCTGTCGGAGGAGGCCTTGGTGGGGAGGCCCGTCAAGTGTGCGGACCTCCGCATCAGAGACCTTGATGACAGTGTCACTGAGAGGGACGTGATAGAGGCGGTGGCTGCCATGGGGGGGTGCCCAGTGACCGCCATTAAACCAGGGAGGATATTGCGGCGTGGGGAGCAGGGAATGGGGGAGATGTTCCTCCTATGCCCGGTTGCCTCCGCCAATAAG CGACACTAG